The following proteins are co-located in the Dromiciops gliroides isolate mDroGli1 chromosome 2, mDroGli1.pri, whole genome shotgun sequence genome:
- the DKK4 gene encoding dickkopf-related protein 4: MVVVFLLGLSYLCCPLGALVLDSNTIKSSAEVQDPRKGSSQCLNDKDCGAKKFCLKSRDEKPFCAMCRGLRRRCQRNGMCCPGTFCINDVCTLIEETTPILERNDDQEGLDSKETTRHPIQESKLRKKPDANKSQGSKGQEGESCLRTFDCNPGLCCARHFWTKICKPVLLEGQVCSRRGHKDGAQAPEIFQRCDCGPGLFCRSQNTGPRKHSRLRVCQKI; encoded by the exons ATGGTGGTAGTTTTCTTGCTGGGACTAAGCTATTTGTGCTGTCCCCTGGGAGCCTTGGTTCTGGATTCTAACACCATCAAGAGTTCTGCTGAAGTACAAGACCCTCGGAAG GGTTCTTCACAGTGTTTGAATGACAAGGATTGTGGTGCCAAAAAATTCTGCCTCAAATCCAGGGATGAAAAGCCATTCTGTGCAATGTGCCGGGGGTTACGGAGACGATGCCAACGTAATGGCATGTGTTGCCCAGGGACTTTCTGTATCAATG ATGTCTGTACACTCATTGAAGAGACAACCCCAATCCTGGagagaaatgatgaccaggaagGGTTGGATTCTAAGGAGACAACTCGCCATCCAATTCAAGAAAGCAAACTCAGAAAGAAGCCTGACGCTAACAAATCACAAGGCAGTAAAG GGCAAGAAGGAGAAAGTTGTCTACGAACTTTTGACTGCAATCCTGGACTTTGCTGTGCTCGTCATTTTTGGACAAAAATCTGTAAGCCAGTTCTCCTGGAGGGGCAAGTTTGTTCTAGGCGTGGCCATAAGGATGGTGCTCAAGCTCCAGAAATTTTCCAGCGTTGTGACTGTGGTCCTGGACTGTTTTGCCGAAGTCAAAATACTGGGCCTCGAAAACATTCACGTTTAAGAGTCTGTCAAAAAATCTAG